The Bacillota bacterium DNA window AGTATGCCCAGCAGTTTGTTCAAGACTCCGGGTATTACAAGCGCTTTGCCGCGAAGCGCCTGTTTCAATGTGTATTCGGCGACATCACCGGTGTTCATTGTTGTCAGTATGCCTGCAATGCCCTGTGCGTTAATGCACTCTACACATGCTTTTGTTGTGGGCATGCCGCTGGGACACAGAGCCGTAACGGTGACGTTGTAAGGTTTAAGCTCTTCTCTGATGCCCAGAGAAAGATGGACAAGAAAACGCTTAGTGGCGGAGTAAAGCGCTTTATAGGGCATCGGCTGATAAGCGGCAAGGCTTGCGACGTTTATTATGGTGAACCGTCTGTTTTCCTGGCGGAAGCATAATACGCGGTTTATATTTTCCGCCGCGCTCAGCATATTGACCTGCATCGTATTCCTGAGCGATTTGAGACTGCGATAGGCAAACTCGCCTTCGATATCAGTTCCCGCAACATTTATAAGTCCTGTGAATTTTATTTCTGATGCTTCGATCTGGGCATACAGTGAATCCCGCCCGTTCTCGCTTGCAAGATTGCATATGAACGTCCTGACTTTTATGCCGTATTCATGCTTGATTCCGCTAGACAAAGCGGCTAAAGCTTTGTCGGATACGTCGGTCAAAAAGAGATTGAAGCCCCTTCTTGCACATGATGCACAAAAAGCCTTTCCTAGTCCGCCGGCGGCGCCGGTTATCAAATACCAATCTTCCATAACAAGCTCCATTATCCGTGAAACTTACGGATGCCGCCGTTTCGGCCGGCGGCGAGCCAAAACTGATGCGTTTTGTATGATTTCAGGCACAGTATAGCACGATGTTATCAGAATGTCAATCGTATGATTAAATCAATTGATTAAAATAATTGATTGACATAATTTTACCTGTATGTTATCATTAGGGCAAGGAGTGATGTTCTGAGTGAGCGGCACCGAAGAAAAAATCATACAGGCTGCGATAGACTGTATCGAACAATATGGGGTCAAGGATACCACGATAAGACGGATTGGGGAAATGGCCGGCGTGAACAGCGCCGCTGTCAGTTATTATTTCAGAAGCAAAGATGCGCTGATAGACCGGGCGCTGAACGAAACTCTTGAAAACGCTTTTGGGTGGAAAGATTTTGAGTATACTGAAGCGATGCCATTAAAGCAGCAGCTTTATGAAATATTCAGCTTTTTTTCAATAAATACAATGAGGTTTCCAAAGTTAACGCAGGCTCATTTTTACGAGATCATTGCAAACGGAAATTATGATACGAAACCTACTGAAAAGATAAACGCCTTTCTTGAAAAGATTGCGGGTGAGGTAAAAAGAAAAAAGCCTGAAATGGATGATATGAAGATAAAACTTTCGCTGATGCAGCTCACCGCCGCGACGCTGCTGTTTTTTTCGACCTTTGCAGATATTTTCGATGGTTTTTCCGGCCTGGATATGGATGACGCCATCGAGCGAAAACGGTATGTGATGCATTTGATAGATAGCCTGTTTTAAAATAAATCGGATGTTGATTAATATCAGCACCCGATTTTTGTTTTTATTGACTTATTGTGTTTATGTAAGTATAATTTTTTTGAATTACCGGCTTTATCTTTATACTGTATTATGGAGATGACTTAAATGGAAAGACATATCAAAATCGCTGTATCTACCGCACTTCAGGACGCAGGAGAGGCGACTCGTTCGCTTGAAATTGCTAAGGGTATACGTGAAAGAGCGCCAAAAGGATATACGCCTGAAATATGTTTTTTTTCTCATGGCAGCAAGTTCGAAAAAAATGTAACAGAGAGCGGTTTTGAGATCGAGGGTGTATCGCCGGTATTAGATGGTGTAGGTTTTATTAATGACCTTAAACCGAGTAAGGGAAACTTTGTCGGCAGTGAAAGTCTTGCGGTGGAAATGCTGAAAGGCGAGATTGAAACGCTTGAAAAAGTTCGCCCGGACATTATCCTTCATGGCTTCTGGCCGTTTGCCGGAATTGCAAGGAGAATGGTAAGCCCGGTGATTCCTTCTATTTGTTTCCTGCCGATTCCACTCACGCCGTCGTTATATAATTCATACTTAATGAAAGATGTTCCCGATCAGCTCGTACCGCTTACATACCTGCCTGAAAAGCTGAGACGTAGGCTCATTAAAGCAGCGCCTCCCTCACTTTCGTCAAAGGCTCCTATATTAAAGCAGACCAACCTGCTGAATGCCGCAAAGTTGTGCGGCTGGGAGGATAATACGCTGAATAATCTTTTTGATATGTTGAGGTCAGACTTTACCGTTATTAACGATCTTCCTGAGTTTTATGACGGCGTGCCAATGCCTCTGGGATTT harbors:
- a CDS encoding TetR/AcrR family transcriptional regulator — its product is MSGTEEKIIQAAIDCIEQYGVKDTTIRRIGEMAGVNSAAVSYYFRSKDALIDRALNETLENAFGWKDFEYTEAMPLKQQLYEIFSFFSINTMRFPKLTQAHFYEIIANGNYDTKPTEKINAFLEKIAGEVKRKKPEMDDMKIKLSLMQLTAATLLFFSTFADIFDGFSGLDMDDAIERKRYVMHLIDSLF
- a CDS encoding SDR family NAD(P)-dependent oxidoreductase, coding for MEDWYLITGAAGGLGKAFCASCARRGFNLFLTDVSDKALAALSSGIKHEYGIKVRTFICNLASENGRDSLYAQIEASEIKFTGLINVAGTDIEGEFAYRSLKSLRNTMQVNMLSAAENINRVLCFRQENRRFTIINVASLAAYQPMPYKALYSATKRFLVHLSLGIREELKPYNVTVTALCPSGMPTTKACVECINAQGIAGILTTMNTGDVAEYTLKQALRGKALVIPGVLNKLLGILSTLAPDTLSAALVRRQWSKALQKRCGTLKPQENNPTANPVPEISG
- a CDS encoding glycosyltransferase; the encoded protein is MERHIKIAVSTALQDAGEATRSLEIAKGIRERAPKGYTPEICFFSHGSKFEKNVTESGFEIEGVSPVLDGVGFINDLKPSKGNFVGSESLAVEMLKGEIETLEKVRPDIILHGFWPFAGIARRMVSPVIPSICFLPIPLTPSLYNSYLMKDVPDQLVPLTYLPEKLRRRLIKAAPPSLSSKAPILKQTNLLNAAKLCGWEDNTLNNLFDMLRSDFTVINDLPEFYDGVPMPLGFILTGPLYAPPEQGDVDPEILKVFEKTEDGQVNIFCSMGSSGRKEMLIEAVKAIADLPDRFHALILAPKAVCDIKTIESLVSGKDNINITDRFVPAKTVNAMADIAVIHGGQGTVQTALVSGTPVVGVAMQPEQQINLDHIVLSGAGIRIPAPRWNKKNITKSVKKIAYDDSYKKSAKRIGGLMEAVDGKIQTADAVWNFLVSRIQRGLHARK